In one Bacillus sp. PK3_68 genomic region, the following are encoded:
- the cccA gene encoding cytochrome c550: protein MNRNPIIPFLLIAVFGLGLIFFLSLEGLDNSKEMAKEEKGEEQTGDQTAGGTFEPEGFYKQTCAGCHGGNFEGGAGPSLKGIGDKLSKDEIKEIITNGKGAMPPGLVQAENADAMADWVSKIK, encoded by the coding sequence ATGAATCGTAATCCAATCATTCCGTTCTTATTGATTGCTGTGTTTGGCCTCGGTCTGATTTTCTTCCTTTCTTTAGAAGGTCTTGATAACTCTAAAGAAATGGCGAAAGAGGAGAAGGGTGAAGAGCAAACAGGTGATCAGACAGCGGGCGGCACTTTTGAACCAGAAGGCTTTTACAAGCAAACTTGTGCTGGTTGTCATGGCGGCAACTTTGAAGGTGGAGCCGGTCCTTCTTTGAAAGGTATTGGCGACAAATTGTCCAAAGATGAAATTAAAGAAATTATTACAAACGGTAAGGGCGCTATGCCTCCAGGCCTTGTGCAAGCTGAAAATGCTGATGCTATGGCTGACTGGGTCAGCAAAATTAAATAA
- the dnaG gene encoding DNA primase — protein MTGKIPEETIQQIKQSLDITEVIGDYVQLKKQGRNFFGLCPFHGENSPSFSVSPDKQIYHCFGCGAGGNVFSFLMEIENISFQEAVSKLAARTGVALDPALTGDNRNRSFSEEHDQIIKAHELLAKFYHHLLMNTTEGQEALDYLEKRGFSKEQLETFQIGWSLPNWDFTVKFLQKRGFTSEWMEKAGLIIRREEDGTYFDRFRGRIMFPLHDEKGKVVAFSGRSLHDEKPKYLNSPETPIFNKSRLLYNFHRARPAIRKQHYAVLFEGFADVIAAASAGIETGIATMGTSLTDAHIQQIRRTADQVIICFDGDSAGIQAAFRASNLLSDSSCDIKVALIPDKMDPDDYIKTHGAEKFRNSVIDTAMTLTAFKMEYYKQGKNLQDEGQKLRYIEEVVAEISKLKKAVERDYYLRQVAEQFSLSLEALKQQEKQLFFKERKKHSSNERTFQQAPALQAPVKLYPAFQTAERRLIAHMLKDIDLAYKVKDLLNGGTFNIDEHQAIFTYLLGFYEGGNVPDSSAFISFLPNANLRRLVSDIEMMMVSEVINDEAVYDYIKEIAQYQKVLEIKEKKQRQVAAEKAKDYQTAAQLAMEIVKLKKELTK, from the coding sequence GTGACAGGAAAAATTCCTGAGGAAACCATTCAACAAATCAAGCAGTCACTGGACATTACTGAAGTAATCGGTGATTACGTTCAGTTGAAAAAACAAGGAAGAAACTTCTTCGGACTATGTCCATTTCACGGAGAAAATTCACCGTCTTTCTCTGTATCCCCCGATAAGCAAATATATCATTGTTTCGGGTGCGGAGCTGGAGGAAATGTTTTTTCTTTTTTAATGGAAATAGAAAATATCTCTTTCCAGGAAGCAGTTAGCAAGCTGGCTGCCCGTACAGGAGTAGCACTTGATCCTGCGCTTACAGGTGATAATCGCAACCGATCCTTTTCTGAAGAGCACGATCAGATAATAAAGGCTCATGAGTTATTGGCAAAATTCTATCATCATTTGCTAATGAATACAACAGAAGGCCAGGAAGCATTAGACTATCTGGAGAAGCGAGGGTTTTCAAAAGAACAATTGGAAACATTTCAAATCGGCTGGTCGCTTCCAAATTGGGATTTCACCGTTAAATTTCTTCAAAAGCGCGGATTTACTTCTGAATGGATGGAAAAAGCAGGTCTCATTATCCGAAGAGAGGAGGATGGAACCTACTTTGATCGCTTTCGCGGTCGAATTATGTTTCCTCTTCATGATGAGAAAGGAAAAGTGGTTGCTTTTTCTGGCCGGTCTCTTCATGATGAAAAGCCCAAATATTTAAATAGCCCGGAAACGCCTATTTTTAATAAAAGCCGCCTCTTGTATAATTTTCATCGAGCACGGCCAGCTATTCGTAAGCAACATTATGCGGTTCTCTTTGAAGGATTTGCAGATGTAATTGCTGCTGCAAGTGCTGGGATAGAAACAGGAATTGCGACAATGGGGACGTCATTGACTGATGCCCATATCCAGCAGATCAGGCGAACGGCCGATCAGGTTATTATTTGCTTTGATGGTGACTCGGCGGGAATACAGGCTGCTTTCCGTGCTTCTAATTTACTAAGTGATAGTAGCTGTGATATTAAAGTCGCTCTCATTCCAGATAAAATGGATCCGGATGATTATATAAAAACACATGGCGCCGAGAAATTTCGGAATAGCGTCATCGACACAGCTATGACCTTAACTGCCTTCAAAATGGAATACTACAAGCAAGGGAAGAATCTACAGGATGAAGGACAAAAGCTGCGTTATATCGAAGAAGTAGTAGCGGAAATTTCTAAATTAAAAAAAGCGGTAGAGCGCGATTATTATTTAAGACAGGTCGCCGAGCAATTCTCGCTTTCACTTGAGGCACTAAAGCAACAGGAAAAACAGCTTTTCTTTAAGGAAAGGAAGAAGCATTCTTCAAACGAGCGGACGTTTCAGCAAGCGCCAGCTTTACAAGCGCCTGTAAAGCTGTATCCTGCGTTTCAAACTGCAGAGCGGAGGCTCATTGCACATATGTTGAAAGATATAGATCTTGCTTACAAAGTAAAGGATTTGCTGAATGGCGGAACATTTAATATTGATGAGCATCAAGCTATTTTTACGTATTTACTTGGCTTTTATGAAGGAGGCAATGTACCGGATTCAAGTGCATTTATCAGTTTTCTCCCAAACGCCAATTTGCGCCGCCTCGTTTCGGATATAGAAATGATGATGGTCAGTGAAGTGATAAATGATGAAGCAGTGTACGATTATATAAAAGAAATAGCGCAATATCAAAAAGTGTTGGAAATAAAAGAAAAAAAGCAACGGCAGGTAGCAGCGGAGAAAGCAAAGGATTATCAAACAGCCGCCCAGCTTGCCATGGAAATTGTAAAGTTAAAAAAAGAATTAACTAAATAG
- a CDS encoding helix-turn-helix transcriptional regulator yields the protein MVREIELNNRQEKILKIVKENEPITGENIAERLNLTRATLRPDLAILTMAGFLDARPRVGYFYTGKSGTQLLTENLMKIYVKDYQAVPVVVRENVSVYDAIVTMFLEDVGTLFVVDENSHLAGVLSRKDLLRASIGKQELNAIPVNIIMTRMPNITVCERDDLLVDVAKNLIERQIDAVPVVKKSPTGYEVIGRITKTNIAKAFVALADDE from the coding sequence GTGGTGAGGGAGATCGAACTTAATAATCGTCAGGAAAAAATCTTGAAAATTGTTAAAGAAAATGAGCCAATTACTGGTGAGAATATAGCTGAACGATTAAACTTAACGAGAGCAACATTGCGACCGGATTTAGCCATTCTAACAATGGCGGGTTTTTTGGATGCAAGGCCTCGTGTCGGCTATTTTTATACAGGTAAATCTGGTACTCAGCTTCTTACAGAAAATTTAATGAAAATATATGTGAAAGACTATCAGGCAGTACCTGTTGTCGTACGCGAAAATGTATCTGTGTATGATGCCATCGTTACGATGTTTTTAGAGGATGTCGGCACGCTGTTTGTAGTGGATGAAAACAGCCATTTAGCCGGTGTACTGTCGCGAAAAGATTTGCTGCGAGCAAGCATTGGCAAGCAGGAATTAAATGCTATTCCAGTCAATATTATTATGACAAGAATGCCAAATATTACTGTGTGTGAAAGAGATGACTTGCTTGTTGATGTGGCTAAGAACTTAATCGAAAGACAAATAGATGCGGTGCCGGTTGTCAAAAAATCACCCACAGGCTATGAAGTAATCGGACGCATTACAAAAACAAATATTGCCAAAGCATTTGTCGCATTGGCAGATGACGAGTGA
- the rpoD gene encoding RNA polymerase sigma factor RpoD: MAEKSTRSKETEVTLERAKEQIVEIGKKRGKLSYDFVADKLSPFEVESDQVDEFYEYLGEQGIDITNDEDEEEDPNLHELEKESEEFDLNDLSVPPGVKINDPVRMYLKEIGRVDLLSAEEEIELATRIEEGDEEAKRRLAEANLRLVVSIAKRYVGRGMLFLDLIQEGNMGLIKAVEKFDYRKGFKFSTYATWWIRQAITRAIADQARTIRIPVHMVETINKLIRVQRQLLQDLGREPSPEEIAEEMDLTPEKVREILKIAQEPVSLETPIGEEDDSHLGDFIEDQEATSPSEHAAYELLKEQLEDVLDTLTDREENVLRLRFGLDDGRTRTLEEVGKVFGVTRERIRQIEAKALRKLRHPSRSKRLKDFLE; this comes from the coding sequence ATGGCTGAAAAGTCTACACGTTCCAAAGAAACTGAAGTAACATTGGAAAGAGCGAAAGAACAGATTGTTGAGATAGGCAAAAAGAGAGGCAAATTATCCTATGACTTCGTGGCTGATAAGCTGTCACCATTTGAAGTGGAGTCTGACCAGGTGGATGAATTTTACGAGTACCTTGGTGAGCAAGGAATCGATATAACAAATGATGAAGATGAGGAAGAAGATCCGAATCTTCACGAACTTGAAAAAGAAAGTGAAGAATTTGACCTTAATGACTTAAGCGTTCCGCCAGGAGTGAAAATTAACGATCCAGTCCGCATGTACTTGAAGGAAATCGGTCGTGTAGATCTTCTATCCGCTGAAGAAGAAATTGAACTGGCTACCCGGATTGAAGAGGGTGACGAAGAGGCAAAACGCCGTCTTGCTGAAGCCAACCTCCGTCTTGTAGTCAGCATAGCAAAGCGCTATGTCGGGCGCGGCATGCTCTTTCTTGACTTGATTCAGGAAGGAAACATGGGCTTAATTAAAGCTGTTGAAAAGTTCGATTACCGCAAAGGATTTAAATTCAGCACGTACGCTACCTGGTGGATTCGTCAGGCGATCACAAGAGCGATTGCTGATCAGGCAAGAACCATTCGGATTCCTGTTCATATGGTTGAAACAATTAATAAGCTAATCCGTGTTCAGAGACAACTCCTTCAGGATCTTGGCCGCGAACCGTCTCCTGAAGAAATTGCTGAAGAAATGGATTTAACTCCTGAAAAGGTACGGGAGATCCTGAAAATTGCGCAAGAACCTGTTTCTCTTGAAACACCGATTGGGGAAGAAGATGATTCCCACTTAGGCGATTTCATTGAAGACCAAGAAGCAACTTCTCCTTCTGAACATGCTGCCTACGAGTTGCTGAAAGAACAGCTTGAAGATGTTCTTGATACGTTAACAGACCGAGAAGAAAATGTGCTGCGCCTTCGATTCGGATTAGACGACGGACGCACTCGGACACTTGAAGAAGTCGGCAAAGTGTTTGGGGTTACCCGTGAACGGATCCGACAAATTGAGGCAAAAGCTTTGCGTAAGCTTCGCCATCCAAGTCGCAGTAAACGATTAAAAGACTTTCTTGAATAA
- the glyS gene encoding glycine--tRNA ligase subunit beta: MNKRDILLEVGLEEMPARFVTDSMNQLGSKVEEFLQEQKVAYEGIKLYSTPRRLAVLVEGAAEAQEDIEEEAKGPAKKIALQEDGSWSKAAMGFTRGQGVTVEDIYFKEINGIEYVHVNKFIKGQPTIDLLPKLREIILGLHFGKNMRWANNDLRYIRPIKWIVALFGSEIIPFQITNVSTGRITKGHRFLGDSVTITIPAEYEEQLRNQFVIADPAERKAMIRHQLSQLEQEKSWVIPVDEELLEEVNNLVEYPTALSGSFNEDFLELPEEVLITSMKEHQRYFPVKDQKGTLLPHFVTVRNGDSRSLDTVARGNEKVLRARLADADFFYKEDQSKDIDFFLSKLQAIVYHEKIGTLAEKVKRIRRLAAKLSKLTGASEEEQEKVDRAAEICKFDLVTQMVYEFPELQGIMGEKYAEQKGEKPEVSRAVNEHYEPRHADDKAPETFTGAVVSLADKLDTIVSCFAVDIIPTGSQDPYALRRQAAGIVLILEEKHWSVSLETVLQIAISVVKEDHIGEKTADLLLEELVAFFKLRIKHSLQARDVRYDLIDAVLAGAVGSLPSLFAKAAVLMAHKEEDGFKETAEALSRVVNIAKKAEEHGAVDEQHFVNEEEKVLHREFLRVQLGLQESQTAEQQFALLESLKAPIEQYFDHTMVMAEETDVRENRLNQMRELSNLILTFADFNKILVK, encoded by the coding sequence GATGAATCAGCTTGGCAGCAAAGTGGAAGAATTTCTTCAGGAGCAGAAAGTCGCCTATGAAGGCATCAAGCTTTATTCAACGCCGCGCCGCTTGGCAGTTTTAGTCGAAGGCGCAGCAGAAGCGCAAGAAGACATTGAAGAAGAAGCGAAAGGGCCGGCAAAGAAGATTGCTCTTCAAGAAGACGGTTCCTGGTCAAAGGCAGCGATGGGGTTTACGCGCGGACAGGGAGTTACCGTTGAAGATATTTATTTTAAAGAAATCAATGGCATAGAATATGTTCATGTTAATAAATTTATTAAGGGCCAACCGACGATCGATTTACTGCCAAAACTGCGCGAGATCATTTTAGGTCTTCATTTTGGGAAAAATATGCGCTGGGCTAATAATGATCTTCGATATATTCGACCGATCAAGTGGATTGTTGCTTTATTTGGCTCAGAAATTATCCCTTTTCAAATTACGAATGTATCGACTGGCCGGATAACGAAAGGACATCGTTTCTTAGGTGATTCAGTTACAATTACCATTCCAGCTGAATATGAAGAGCAGCTGAGAAATCAGTTCGTTATTGCTGATCCGGCTGAACGAAAAGCGATGATTCGCCACCAGCTTTCTCAGTTAGAACAAGAAAAGTCATGGGTCATTCCAGTCGATGAAGAGTTATTGGAAGAAGTGAATAACTTAGTGGAGTATCCGACTGCTTTATCGGGTTCATTCAATGAGGATTTTCTTGAGTTGCCTGAAGAAGTGCTCATTACTTCGATGAAAGAGCATCAGCGGTACTTTCCGGTAAAAGATCAGAAGGGAACATTGCTCCCTCACTTTGTTACTGTTCGAAATGGAGACAGCCGCTCACTTGATACGGTAGCACGTGGAAACGAAAAAGTTTTAAGAGCTCGTCTCGCCGATGCTGACTTTTTCTATAAAGAAGATCAAAGCAAGGATATTGATTTCTTTTTAAGTAAACTTCAAGCGATTGTGTATCATGAAAAAATTGGCACACTGGCTGAAAAAGTAAAACGGATTCGCCGATTAGCTGCTAAGCTAAGTAAATTAACGGGAGCTTCTGAAGAAGAGCAAGAAAAAGTAGACCGTGCCGCGGAAATATGTAAATTTGATCTAGTTACGCAAATGGTTTATGAATTCCCGGAGCTGCAGGGAATTATGGGCGAAAAATATGCCGAGCAAAAAGGAGAAAAGCCAGAAGTTTCCCGAGCTGTCAACGAGCATTACGAGCCGCGGCATGCCGATGATAAAGCACCGGAAACGTTCACTGGCGCCGTTGTTAGTCTAGCGGATAAATTAGATACGATCGTGTCCTGCTTTGCGGTCGATATTATTCCAACGGGTTCTCAGGACCCTTATGCCTTGAGAAGACAGGCAGCGGGGATTGTTCTGATTTTAGAGGAAAAGCATTGGAGCGTTTCTCTTGAGACGGTTCTACAAATAGCTATCAGTGTAGTGAAAGAGGATCATATTGGCGAAAAAACAGCTGACTTACTCTTGGAAGAGTTAGTTGCTTTCTTTAAGCTTCGCATTAAACATAGCCTGCAAGCAAGAGACGTCCGCTATGACTTAATTGATGCGGTACTTGCGGGGGCTGTCGGTTCTTTGCCTTCTCTTTTTGCAAAGGCAGCTGTATTAATGGCACACAAAGAAGAAGATGGCTTTAAAGAAACGGCAGAAGCGCTTAGCCGTGTGGTCAACATTGCTAAGAAGGCTGAGGAACATGGAGCGGTCGATGAACAACATTTTGTGAACGAGGAAGAGAAAGTGTTGCATAGAGAATTTCTTCGTGTCCAGCTTGGACTGCAAGAGTCACAGACAGCTGAGCAGCAATTTGCTCTGCTTGAAAGCTTAAAGGCACCAATTGAACAATATTTTGATCACACAATGGTCATGGCAGAAGAGACAGATGTAAGAGAGAATCGCTTAAATCAAATGAGAGAGCTCTCGAATCTCATTTTGACATTCGCTGATTTCAATAAAATCTTAGTGAAGTAA
- a CDS encoding tRNA (adenine(22)-N(1))-methyltransferase TrmK — MNINQLSKRLMAVASRIPQQAVIADIGSDHAYLPCYAVKKGLAVKAIAGEVAVGPLQAARQQVKEAGLEEKIAVRKGSGLEVIAAGEVDCVTIAGMGGTLITSILEEGKEKLPGVKRLILQPNLRADHIRKWLLTNGWELIEEEIMEEDGKIYEILIAEKGDAERPYSSQKELELLTGPMLLQERSDAFLKKWKREAAQLEVVLENLKKAGNQKAAEEKRRSILQELQLIKEAIDSEENERP; from the coding sequence ATGAATATTAATCAATTATCAAAACGCTTAATGGCTGTAGCCTCTCGAATACCGCAACAAGCTGTTATAGCTGATATCGGCTCTGATCATGCTTATTTACCCTGTTACGCTGTCAAAAAGGGGCTGGCTGTCAAGGCTATTGCCGGAGAAGTGGCGGTCGGGCCTTTACAAGCTGCCAGACAGCAGGTGAAAGAAGCAGGGCTTGAAGAGAAAATAGCTGTGCGAAAAGGAAGCGGGCTCGAAGTCATTGCAGCTGGCGAGGTGGATTGTGTCACGATTGCCGGCATGGGAGGAACATTGATCACCTCTATTTTGGAAGAGGGAAAAGAGAAACTGCCGGGTGTGAAACGACTCATTTTACAGCCTAATCTTCGTGCCGATCATATTCGCAAGTGGTTATTAACGAACGGATGGGAATTAATCGAAGAAGAGATCATGGAAGAGGATGGAAAAATATATGAAATTTTGATCGCCGAAAAAGGGGATGCTGAAAGACCTTACAGCAGCCAAAAAGAATTGGAGTTGCTTACAGGCCCAATGCTTCTCCAGGAGAGAAGCGATGCATTTCTTAAAAAGTGGAAAAGAGAAGCAGCCCAGCTGGAGGTTGTCCTGGAAAATTTGAAAAAAGCGGGGAATCAGAAAGCGGCTGAGGAAAAAAGAAGAAGCATACTTCAGGAGCTTCAGCTAATCAAGGAGGCAATCGATAGTGAAGAAAACGAACGGCCATGA
- a CDS encoding pyruvate, water dikinase regulatory protein, whose translation MLNDPIIYIVSDSVGETAELVTKAAVSQFNGSHAVIKRFPYVEDLSTIDEVIDLAKIERGIIVYTLVKPEIRTYMKQQAQKEKIVIFDLIGPLMDELESLYGHQPLMEPGLVRKLDEEYFKKVEAIEFAVKYDDGRDPRGLLKADVILIGVSRTSKTPLSQYLAHKRLKVANVPLVPEVDPPEELFDLPSDKCFGLKISPDKLNQIRKERLISLGLNDSASYADLERIKAEISYSEKIMNRIGCEVIDVTNKAVEETANIILSRLGKRK comes from the coding sequence TTGCTGAATGACCCAATCATCTACATCGTTTCTGATTCAGTAGGCGAGACAGCAGAGCTTGTAACGAAAGCGGCTGTCAGCCAGTTTAATGGATCGCATGCTGTGATTAAACGATTTCCCTATGTCGAGGACTTATCCACTATCGATGAAGTAATCGACTTAGCCAAGATTGAGCGAGGGATTATTGTATATACGCTCGTAAAACCGGAAATCAGAACCTATATGAAGCAGCAGGCCCAAAAAGAGAAGATTGTTATTTTTGATTTGATTGGTCCGCTGATGGATGAGCTTGAATCTTTATATGGACACCAGCCTTTAATGGAACCGGGACTTGTAAGAAAATTGGATGAAGAGTATTTCAAAAAAGTAGAAGCGATTGAATTTGCAGTGAAATACGATGACGGCCGTGATCCGCGTGGTTTATTGAAGGCGGACGTTATTTTAATCGGAGTGTCACGAACATCAAAAACACCGCTCTCTCAATATCTTGCTCATAAGCGGTTGAAAGTAGCCAATGTCCCTCTTGTGCCGGAGGTGGATCCTCCAGAGGAGCTATTTGATCTTCCATCAGATAAATGTTTTGGCTTAAAGATTAGCCCTGACAAACTAAACCAAATCCGAAAGGAACGGTTAATTTCACTTGGTTTGAATGACAGTGCAAGTTACGCTGATCTTGAGCGAATTAAAGCAGAAATTTCTTATTCTGAAAAGATCATGAATCGCATTGGTTGTGAAGTGATCGATGTAACGAATAAAGCGGTGGAAGAAACAGCTAACATTATTTTGAGCAGGCTTGGCAAACGGAAATAG
- a CDS encoding Nif3-like dinuclear metal center hexameric protein, with translation MKKTNGHEIIQLFEQFSPKRYAMEGDKIGLQVGRLNKPVERVLVALDVLEEVVDEAIEKDVQLIIAHHPLIFRPLKSIVTSDPAGRILEKLIKHDIAVYAAHTNLDVAKGGVNDLLAEALELMDTEVLVSTLEEDLKKLAVFVPKDYAESMREALGQAGAGFIGEYSHCSFSTDGMGRFMPGEQTNPYIGQSGQLETVEEVKVETIYPKSLEKAVLSAMLKAHPYEEVAYDIYSLDNEGERLGLGRIGKLKESMTLHEFAEHVKDKLDVKGVRVVGQLTDPVRKVAVLGGDGNKYFQSAKFKGADVYVTGDFYYHTAHDALAAGLNIVDPGHNVEKVMKTGTANKMTALAAEKSFDVEFIPSAIHTDPFTFI, from the coding sequence GTGAAGAAAACGAACGGCCATGAAATTATTCAATTGTTTGAACAGTTCTCTCCAAAAAGGTATGCAATGGAAGGGGATAAAATCGGCTTGCAAGTCGGCCGCTTAAATAAACCGGTTGAACGTGTTCTTGTTGCACTAGATGTATTGGAGGAAGTAGTAGATGAGGCGATAGAAAAAGATGTGCAGCTAATTATTGCTCATCATCCGCTAATTTTTCGCCCGTTAAAATCTATTGTGACAAGTGATCCAGCTGGCAGAATCCTTGAGAAATTAATTAAGCATGATATTGCTGTTTATGCGGCCCACACAAATTTGGATGTGGCCAAAGGTGGGGTGAATGACCTTTTGGCAGAAGCTCTTGAATTAATGGACACGGAGGTACTAGTGTCGACGCTTGAAGAGGATTTAAAAAAGCTCGCTGTTTTTGTACCAAAGGATTATGCAGAGAGTATGCGTGAGGCGCTCGGTCAAGCGGGAGCTGGATTTATCGGAGAATACAGCCATTGTTCATTTTCGACAGACGGAATGGGCCGATTCATGCCGGGGGAACAAACTAATCCATATATTGGCCAATCAGGACAGCTGGAAACAGTAGAGGAAGTAAAAGTTGAAACGATCTACCCGAAGAGCCTGGAAAAAGCAGTGCTGTCTGCTATGCTAAAAGCACACCCATACGAAGAAGTAGCTTACGATATCTATTCGCTTGATAATGAGGGAGAACGACTTGGTCTGGGAAGAATCGGCAAATTAAAGGAGTCGATGACTCTGCATGAATTTGCTGAGCATGTGAAAGACAAGCTGGATGTTAAAGGGGTTCGTGTGGTCGGTCAACTAACCGATCCAGTAAGGAAAGTTGCTGTTCTTGGAGGAGATGGAAACAAATATTTCCAATCTGCCAAGTTTAAAGGGGCAGATGTATATGTCACGGGTGATTTTTATTACCACACTGCTCATGATGCTCTTGCAGCTGGTTTAAATATAGTAGACCCCGGACACAATGTAGAAAAGGTAATGAAAACGGGGACCGCCAATAAAATGACTGCGCTAGCTGCTGAGAAAAGCTTTGATGTGGAGTTCATCCCTTCTGCTATTCATACAGATCCATTTACATTTATATAA